One part of the Streptomyces sp. NBC_01485 genome encodes these proteins:
- a CDS encoding DUF2637 domain-containing protein, which translates to MTDPRAEAALTRPPEPAAPEAPAAGTDNTGRATENDPETSAEGASSAKPRRRLITIMWIIAGVATLAGLVVAGVGFGLSYDALVDAARAWGFGPIGSYVFPIGVDGLIVALYSIALVLAWRQMPKPMLLVAAHITTGVTIALNVLAAADSAPGSPGVWEVAQTDPGRLLAHASMPIAYVLLVEAARHLIIRTARLESGERGLTLADWVLRLPTTWWVFRTAQTHPMPYADARKMRRELAIHRVWIQYREEIEAARRTAADKGETFDEHDTVTVLDRLPDLLAPYGVTAAEALALPDQMRAREQQRRADRERAEQALAHKAAADRRDREHADKLAELAAEAAEIKAQGQLDALRATVDGESKAAVYRAAASADTAGIEAAAQRSRAERTATEAQRRAEVEEAAEESARTAAARRKAAEDQKSALVIEEQNVRRRQEVAEGQQRAAEIAAATQRTARVTAENEAAAAAALRKANEDRAAAARAELVARAAEDAAGLSQRERNIRRVARLIVTEAGGMALRMPLARIEEVFGVANGTASGYRDEAAQLIAAGYDHRNDLLHQT; encoded by the coding sequence ATGACCGACCCGCGCGCCGAGGCCGCCCTCACGCGTCCGCCGGAGCCCGCCGCCCCCGAGGCGCCGGCCGCCGGGACGGACAACACCGGCCGCGCCACCGAGAACGACCCCGAGACCTCGGCCGAGGGCGCCTCCTCGGCCAAGCCGCGCCGCCGCCTCATCACGATCATGTGGATCATCGCGGGTGTCGCGACCCTGGCGGGCCTGGTCGTCGCAGGGGTCGGCTTCGGCCTCTCCTACGACGCGTTGGTCGACGCGGCCCGCGCCTGGGGGTTCGGGCCGATCGGCTCCTATGTTTTCCCGATCGGGGTGGACGGGCTGATCGTCGCCCTGTACTCGATCGCGTTGGTGCTGGCGTGGCGACAGATGCCCAAACCCATGCTGCTGGTCGCCGCGCACATCACCACGGGCGTGACGATCGCCCTCAACGTCCTCGCCGCCGCCGACAGCGCGCCCGGGAGCCCGGGGGTGTGGGAGGTCGCGCAGACGGACCCCGGCCGGCTCCTCGCGCACGCCTCAATGCCGATCGCCTACGTGCTGTTGGTCGAGGCGGCACGCCACCTGATCATCCGCACCGCCCGACTGGAGAGCGGAGAGCGCGGGCTCACCCTCGCCGACTGGGTGCTGAGGCTGCCCACCACATGGTGGGTGTTCCGTACCGCGCAGACTCACCCCATGCCGTATGCCGACGCCCGGAAAATGCGCCGTGAACTGGCCATTCACCGTGTGTGGATCCAGTACCGCGAGGAGATCGAGGCCGCCCGCCGTACGGCTGCCGACAAGGGCGAGACGTTCGACGAACACGACACGGTGACTGTGCTGGACCGGCTCCCCGATCTGCTTGCCCCCTACGGCGTCACGGCGGCGGAGGCACTGGCCCTGCCCGACCAGATGCGCGCCCGTGAGCAGCAGCGCCGCGCCGACCGTGAGCGCGCCGAACAGGCTCTCGCTCACAAGGCGGCGGCCGACCGCCGCGACCGTGAGCACGCTGACAAGCTTGCCGAACTCGCGGCCGAGGCCGCCGAGATCAAGGCTCAGGGTCAACTGGACGCGCTGCGCGCCACGGTGGACGGCGAGAGCAAAGCCGCGGTGTACCGCGCCGCTGCCTCGGCAGACACCGCCGGCATCGAGGCCGCCGCGCAGCGCAGCCGCGCCGAACGGACGGCGACCGAGGCGCAGCGCCGCGCGGAGGTCGAGGAGGCGGCCGAGGAGTCCGCGCGTACGGCGGCGGCCCGCCGCAAGGCGGCCGAGGATCAGAAGTCGGCTCTGGTGATCGAGGAACAGAACGTCCGGCGGCGCCAGGAGGTCGCCGAGGGGCAGCAGCGGGCCGCCGAGATCGCGGCCGCAACTCAGCGCACGGCGCGCGTCACGGCGGAGAACGAGGCCGCTGCCGCCGCCGCCCTGCGCAAGGCGAATGAGGACCGTGCCGCCGCTGCGCGCGCCGAACTGGTCGCGCGCGCGGCCGAGGACGCGGCCGGCCTTTCCCAGCGGGAGCGCAACATTCGCAGGGTCGCCCGGTTGATCGTGACGGAGGCGGGCGGCATGGCCCTGCGGATGCCCCTGGCGAGGATCGAGGAGGTGTTCGGAGTCGCCAACGGGACCGCGTCCGGTTACCGGGATGAGGCTGCGCAGCTCATCGCCGCCGGGTACGACCACCGCAATGACCTGCTTCACCAGACGTGA